One window of Desulfobulbaceae bacterium genomic DNA carries:
- a CDS encoding M15 family metallopeptidase, protein MPALGTRSKEVLATCHPDIQSVVNEAIREIDFTVVCGRRGREEQEKAVAEGKSKLHYPASKHNVEPPGLAKAVDLAPYRDGAIQWKDVQSFIFLAGIIKGIALIKGIKIRWGGDFNRNNNLHDDRFMDMPHFELEV, encoded by the coding sequence ATGCCAGCATTAGGAACACGATCCAAAGAGGTGTTAGCGACTTGTCACCCGGACATCCAGTCTGTGGTGAATGAGGCGATCAGAGAGATTGACTTTACAGTTGTCTGTGGTCGGCGCGGACGGGAGGAGCAGGAGAAGGCGGTGGCCGAGGGCAAGAGCAAGCTGCATTATCCGGCAAGTAAGCATAACGTGGAGCCCCCTGGCCTAGCGAAGGCTGTTGACCTTGCCCCTTACCGAGATGGAGCGATTCAATGGAAGGACGTGCAGTCGTTTATTTTTCTGGCCGGAATCATCAAGGGCATTGCCTTGATCAAGGGGATAAAGATTCGATGGGGTGGCGATTTCAATCGAAACAACAACCTGCATGACGATCGGTTTATGGACATGCCGCATTTTGAGCTGGAGGTGTGA